The sequence GAAAATAGAGATAAGAATATAATATTTGGTTATTTAGATCGCCCAAATATACCATTTACCAAAAAAAATATCCCATTTCTTAGAAAATTATTCAAATCAAAATTCAGATTGGCTAACCACAAAACCTTTGCCTTAGTAAAGCCTGCATCTGGAGGTGATCTTAAAGCCTTAGGAGTCCATGGATCAAATAATTATAATCAATTTTGGAAATCTAAAACTGTTTATAATGATATACCTTTTACACTAAATTATAAATAAGCAGAAGCGACGTATTATCTTATATGCCCAATATAAATTTTTAAGCAAATATTTGATTGTTTATTAAACAAGATCGTAGACTAGATTAAATATTCAATTTTCTTAATCTATCTTGCTAAAGATTATTTAAATTATTCTGCCAGGTCATACATTTCGTTTATATGGCAATGTAATGGTACAACCTATAAAGTAGGGAGGCTAAGTCCTTCAATATTAAAAAGTAATTCATCATGAGTGAATTTCCGTATTTAGTCGCCCTAGCTTTATTTGAACAAGAGGGTAAGCGTTTTATGCCCATAGGAGGTAAGTCACTACAGGATCCAATTAAAAATGATGCTATACCAGACAATAAGATTGAGAGAATTGCATTAGAACTACTGTTGCGATTAATAGAAAAGAGTGATAATGGTTCAATTCAAAGAGTAAATGGAAAAAAAAGCTTACTGATAATGCAAATCCCAATGGAAGTTATGCAAGAAAAGCTGCCAAGGATTAAGGCCGATTGGATCCAAACTGGAGAAACTGAAATATTTATCGAAAACCTTTGTGCACTATGCCATGGTGTATGGAGTATAGAATTTGCAAAGTATCAAGGTCTTGTAATGGAAGCTATTGATAAATAACTGCTTACGCTATAAGTCTTCCTATCGAATAGGTATTATTAATTACAAATAGTTTTGATATTAAATGCAAAAATGGCATTATACATCTTTTAAATCTTAGATTGTTTCTATAATTAAACACATTTAATTAAACTCTAGATTAGTATTTAGGGTTATACCTTAAAAGCCATAGTCGTAAAGAAGAAGGTACTCCTACAATGGATCAAATTAGGGAAAGAAATAAATGAGCTTGTAAATTTATTTACAGTCCATTGGCCTAACTATTCAGATGCAGTTAAAATGTAAAAGAATTTTTACTTCAATGATAAAATTCTGGGTATTATTTTAAGATTAATCATTATGAGTTCAAAAAGATCTATTTCTAGTCAGGGCTCTCATTTTGACAAAGATCTTGATGGGCAACTTGAAAGTCGACCTGAGGCTCTGAAAGGTAATGAACTTTTAGAATATGTAAACATTAATAGACGTCAATTAAATGATAATGGTGATAGTTTATGTATAGGTGCGGGTTATGGGGATAAAAGCGAGGATGGGTCAACGACTTGTCGACTTGACCTATTTAGTACTGAACTAATCAAGGCGAAAAAAGCTTCACATTTATCTAATAGCAAAGAAAAGGCCAAGGGAGAGATCTTAAAAACCTATAGCCTAGATACACTAAAAAATATCGCCGAATTAGGTTGTATATCTGGTAAAGCCTATAAGCATTTACAAATATCAGAAAATGAGCAGTTTTTCGATGACAACAAATATGAAATAACTTGTTCTCTTGAAGATCAGTTTGGCAATGGCTACCTTAAAAATAGTGCAGAAAGGGTTGGAGGAGAAAATTCACATTGGAAGCATAGAGCTGTGTGGAGGTTTATAGAAATGATCGCCATTGAAGAAGTAGCTAAGTCAAACAAATAAGATTTTAATAGATTGCTGTATATATAAGCTATCTCCTCTCAATATTTTCAAAGAATACCATTTCATTATTTAATATATTAATCCTACTTTTCAAAATGGTTCTTAGAGCAATAGATACCTTTGAGCTAATGGAAGTACATCCGCAGGCTCACAAGTAAGCAGCTCACCATCAGCAAAGACTTCATAGGTCTGAGCATCTACTTTTATAGATGGCAAGGCATCATTAGAACGCATACATTTCTTTGAAATATCGCGTGTATCTTTAACCGCTACGCAATTTCTCTGAAGTTTGAGAGCATTAGGAATATCCTCCTCCATAGCTGCATTACTAAGAAAAGTAAGACAACTTGAAGCTAAAGCTCCTCCAAAGGCTCCAAACATAGGTCTTCCATGAACTGGCTGGGGAGTGGGGATTGAGGCATTTGCGTCTCCCATTTGAGCCCAAACGATGGAACCTCCTTTGATAACAAGTTCTGGCTTAACGCCAAAAAAACCTGGTTTCCAGAGAACTAGATCTGCCAACTTTCCAACTTCTATAGAGCCAATATAATTGCTCATTCCATGTGCAATTGCAGGGTTAATAGTGACCTTGGAGATATATCGCTTTAGTCGATTATTATCATTTCTACTTGTATCTTCAGGCAAAGGTCCTCTTTGTACTTTCATTTTATGTGCAGTTTGGAATGTTCTGCTGATCACCTCGCCTACTCTTCCCATTGCTTGTGAATCACTAGCAATAATTGAGAAAGCACCTATATCATGAAGGATATCTTCAGCGGCAATAGTTTCGCGCCTTATCCGAGATTCAGCGAAAGCAACATCCTCCGGAATTTTGGGGTCCAAGTGATGGCAAACCATCAACATGTCCAAGTGTTCTTCTAATGTATTTCGTGTATATGGTCTTGTCGGATTCGTACTACTTGGCAGTACATTAGCTTCACCACAAATTTTGATAATGTCTGGAGCGTGACCACCTCCAGCACCCTCAGTATGAAATGTATGAATAGTGCGGCCATTAATAGCTCTAATCGTATCCTCTACAAAGCCAGCTTCATTTAAAGTATCTGTATGAATACAAACCTGAACATCCATTAAATCCGCAACTTGCAAACAACAATCAATAGAAGAAGGTGTAGTGCCCCAGTCCTCATGAAGTTTTAACCCACAAGCCCCAGATCTGACCTGTTCCTCTAATGGCTTAGGAGAACTTGCATTACCTTTTCCAAAAAATCCCAGATTGACTGGTAAGGCTTCAGCAGCTTTTAACATTCGCGATAGGTGAAACGCTCCAGGCGTGCATGTAGTCGCGTTTGTTCCAGTTGCTGGTCCAGTACCGCCTCCAAGCATTGTTGTAATGCCACTAGCT comes from Prochlorococcus sp. MIT 1307 and encodes:
- the ureC gene encoding urease subunit alpha — translated: MSYRIPRRVYAETYGPTVGDRLRLADTDLILEVEQDHTIYGDEVKFGGGKVIRDGMGQSQRTRSQGAVDTVITNALILDWWGIVKADIGIKDGKIVSIGKAGNPDTQEGVNIVIGPSTEAIAGEGQILTAGGIDTHIHFICPQQIETALASGITTMLGGGTGPATGTNATTCTPGAFHLSRMLKAAEALPVNLGFFGKGNASSPKPLEEQVRSGACGLKLHEDWGTTPSSIDCCLQVADLMDVQVCIHTDTLNEAGFVEDTIRAINGRTIHTFHTEGAGGGHAPDIIKICGEANVLPSSTNPTRPYTRNTLEEHLDMLMVCHHLDPKIPEDVAFAESRIRRETIAAEDILHDIGAFSIIASDSQAMGRVGEVISRTFQTAHKMKVQRGPLPEDTSRNDNNRLKRYISKVTINPAIAHGMSNYIGSIEVGKLADLVLWKPGFFGVKPELVIKGGSIVWAQMGDANASIPTPQPVHGRPMFGAFGGALASSCLTFLSNAAMEEDIPNALKLQRNCVAVKDTRDISKKCMRSNDALPSIKVDAQTYEVFADGELLTCEPADVLPLAQRYLLL